From a single Methanomicrobium sp. W14 genomic region:
- a CDS encoding V-type ATP synthase subunit B encodes MTEKGREFVSVVRVSGPLLAVEGIEDASYGELVFVKFPDNTIQKGEVLETAKGFAIVQVYGGTSDLDTDVTSVRFTGSPMKTGVSRDMLGRVFSGDGEPSDGGGDVIPEKVLDINGYSINPYSREYPEDFIETGISAIDGMNTLVRGQKLPIFSGSGMPHSRLAAQIARQARVLGEKEDFAIVFGAMGITYDEDHYFREEFSRTGALEHAVLFINHADDPAIERIITPRIALTAAEYLAFHDGMHVLVILQDITSYCEALREVSAAREEVPARRGYPGYMYTDLASIYERAGRIKGKKGSITQLPILTMPDDDITHPVPDLTGYITEGQIVLSRDLHRKGIYPPIDVLPCLSRLMKGGIGEGKTRGDHADVTNQLYAAYARGRKLQSLVAVIGDESLSPSDRLYLSFADTFEKEFVSQNKNEGRSIEETLSLSWRLLSKFPKEGLKRIDEKYIEKYYVNGEKFE; translated from the coding sequence ATGACTGAAAAAGGCAGGGAATTTGTATCTGTCGTAAGGGTTTCCGGGCCTCTTCTGGCAGTCGAAGGCATAGAGGACGCTTCCTACGGGGAGCTTGTCTTCGTAAAATTCCCCGACAATACGATACAGAAAGGAGAGGTGCTCGAGACTGCAAAGGGTTTTGCCATTGTACAGGTGTATGGAGGGACAAGCGACCTCGACACTGACGTGACGTCGGTAAGGTTTACGGGGTCACCTATGAAGACCGGAGTTTCGCGTGATATGCTCGGGAGAGTGTTCAGCGGTGACGGAGAGCCCTCTGACGGCGGAGGGGACGTAATTCCTGAAAAAGTCTTAGATATCAACGGCTACTCGATAAACCCGTACTCACGCGAATACCCGGAGGATTTTATAGAAACAGGGATATCCGCGATAGACGGCATGAACACGCTTGTACGTGGCCAGAAGCTCCCGATATTTTCCGGTTCCGGTATGCCCCACTCAAGGCTTGCAGCGCAGATAGCAAGGCAGGCCCGGGTCCTGGGGGAAAAAGAGGACTTCGCAATAGTCTTCGGCGCAATGGGAATAACTTACGACGAAGACCACTATTTCAGGGAGGAGTTTTCACGCACCGGAGCACTTGAACATGCGGTTTTGTTTATAAACCATGCCGATGACCCTGCGATAGAAAGAATCATTACGCCAAGGATTGCCCTGACGGCCGCAGAATACCTCGCCTTTCACGATGGTATGCACGTCCTTGTAATTTTACAGGACATCACAAGCTACTGCGAGGCCTTAAGGGAGGTCTCGGCAGCCAGGGAGGAGGTCCCTGCAAGAAGGGGGTACCCCGGGTACATGTACACCGACCTTGCCTCAATTTACGAGCGTGCAGGAAGGATTAAAGGGAAAAAAGGCTCGATTACGCAGTTGCCCATTCTTACTATGCCTGACGACGACATAACGCACCCGGTCCCCGACCTTACGGGCTACATCACCGAAGGACAGATTGTCCTGTCCCGTGACCTCCACAGAAAAGGCATATATCCGCCGATAGATGTACTCCCATGTCTTTCACGCCTGATGAAGGGCGGAATCGGAGAAGGCAAAACCCGCGGTGACCATGCAGACGTCACAAACCAGCTTTACGCCGCATATGCCAGGGGAAGAAAGCTCCAGAGTCTTGTCGCGGTCATAGGGGACGAAAGCCTTAGCCCTTCCGACAGGCTGTACCTGTCTTTTGCCGACACTTTTGAAAAGGAATTTGTAAGCCAGAACAAGAACGAGGGAAGAAGCATCGAAGAGACGCTCAGCCTTTCGTGGAGACTGCTCTCTAAATTTCCGAAAGAGGGACTCAAAAGAATTGATGAAAAATACATCGAAAAATACTACGTAAACGGGGAAAAGTTTGAATGA
- a CDS encoding V-type ATPase subunit: protein MAEFDPSQAVSDLISGSFTGQNGDYAVILFVFGVLIAIIIGAAVFSGYIRLILNIADFAHPVARVRAIGNPLVEKDTLETLAGSLSAEEITENLRKFGYGLSSHRVMNEEESGMYFRREYYLSLEKLLDTVPKSVRPFFEAYMKFAEAGEIKYMLRALRGGISPKTVPVGMFTDRINRRISSTKTESDIRSILYSLDLIPEEYDMEDETLQSAELVIDRHLCDSLAFASAQVDVSLAEPLALFTGHLIDVQNLKNLCRAVSLGLDSGHKAMLMTEGGFEFHGDSLKSLSMSRTKEELKEACRSTVYRDAMENAFREGASPEKELEKMLLEVSDNLSSRYHLGSGPLIRYAYARRIEYENLTATYTGVTERMAPEDIMGMMVFSEET, encoded by the coding sequence ATGGCAGAATTTGACCCCTCGCAGGCTGTATCAGACCTTATTTCAGGGTCTTTTACAGGTCAGAATGGTGATTATGCAGTAATACTCTTCGTATTCGGAGTACTCATTGCGATAATCATCGGCGCTGCGGTCTTTTCCGGGTATATAAGGCTGATATTAAACATCGCGGACTTCGCTCACCCGGTCGCAAGGGTCAGAGCGATAGGAAACCCTCTCGTTGAAAAAGACACACTTGAAACCCTTGCAGGGTCCCTGTCCGCAGAAGAGATAACGGAAAACTTAAGAAAATTCGGGTACGGGCTATCTTCCCACAGGGTCATGAATGAAGAGGAGAGCGGGATGTACTTCAGGAGGGAATACTATTTATCGCTTGAAAAACTGCTTGACACTGTCCCTAAATCCGTCAGGCCCTTTTTTGAGGCCTACATGAAATTTGCCGAAGCAGGTGAAATAAAGTATATGCTCAGGGCCCTCAGAGGAGGAATAAGCCCGAAAACCGTCCCCGTCGGTATGTTTACAGACAGGATAAACAGGAGGATATCATCTACGAAGACAGAAAGTGACATCAGAAGCATCCTTTATTCCCTGGACCTTATCCCTGAAGAATACGATATGGAGGACGAAACGCTTCAGTCGGCGGAGCTTGTAATTGACCGTCACCTGTGCGACTCGCTCGCCTTCGCATCGGCCCAGGTGGACGTAAGCCTTGCAGAGCCCCTGGCTCTCTTCACAGGACATCTTATAGATGTCCAAAACCTGAAAAATCTCTGTCGTGCGGTCTCTTTGGGGCTTGACAGCGGACATAAGGCCATGCTTATGACAGAAGGGGGATTTGAATTTCACGGCGACAGTCTCAAAAGTCTTTCCATGAGCAGGACAAAGGAGGAGCTAAAAGAAGCCTGCCGCAGTACGGTTTACCGGGATGCAATGGAAAATGCCTTCAGGGAAGGCGCAAGTCCTGAAAAAGAACTGGAAAAAATGCTTCTTGAAGTCTCAGACAACCTTTCATCAAGATATCACCTCGGAAGCGGCCCTCTCATCAGGTACGCATATGCAAGAAGAATAGAGTACGAAAACCTGACAGCCACATATACAGGTGTCACGGAAAGAATGGCACCCGAAGATATCATGGGTATGATGGTCTTTTCAGAGGAGACATGA
- a CDS encoding V-type ATP synthase subunit K: protein MTITPGLALAVIGAGTAVGMAAVGSGIGVGIAGATAAGVTSVRPEKFGKALVFQAVPQTQGIYGLLAAILILLSTGIIGGSGEDISIASGLMALGAGIAAGVSGLSAIGQGIAASSGIAATAEKDENMGRSLVFSVIPETQAIYGLLVAILILAFSGLLSGNPSATTATGLAAIGCGLAVGIAGLSAIGQGIAASGGIAASSEKKDIFGKALVFSVIPETQAIYGLLVAILIMTFTGIVTENPVSDISYGIAAVGCGLAAGLAAVSAIGQGIASSAGIAATTEKEKMFGKSLVFSVIPETQAIYGLLIAILLMAFTGMITRDFVATAAAGMASVASGIAVGLAGFSGIGQGITAASGIATTSEKEKMFGKSLVFTVIPETQAIYGLLVAILLMAFTGIITKNVTITAAVGFASIGSGIATGLAGLSAIGQGMTAASGIAATASGKDAMGRSLIFTVMAETFAIFGLLIAILIMFGLGLFNGG from the coding sequence ATGACAATAACCCCCGGGCTTGCACTTGCAGTCATAGGGGCCGGAACGGCCGTGGGAATGGCCGCCGTAGGATCAGGAATTGGTGTGGGAATTGCTGGTGCGACTGCTGCAGGCGTAACCTCGGTCCGCCCGGAAAAATTCGGGAAAGCGCTGGTATTCCAGGCGGTTCCGCAGACTCAGGGAATTTACGGGCTTCTTGCCGCAATCCTGATTCTTCTTTCCACCGGAATAATAGGCGGCAGTGGAGAAGACATCTCCATTGCATCCGGACTTATGGCTCTCGGTGCAGGAATCGCAGCAGGAGTGTCCGGTTTATCCGCAATCGGACAGGGGATTGCGGCGTCATCAGGGATTGCGGCAACGGCCGAAAAGGACGAAAACATGGGGAGATCACTCGTGTTCTCGGTAATCCCCGAGACACAGGCGATTTACGGGCTTTTGGTCGCAATCCTTATCCTTGCATTCTCAGGACTTCTTTCAGGAAACCCTTCCGCAACAACCGCGACCGGACTTGCGGCCATAGGCTGCGGACTTGCGGTGGGAATTGCAGGTCTTTCGGCAATCGGACAGGGGATAGCCGCATCAGGTGGCATTGCGGCATCTTCCGAAAAGAAGGATATCTTTGGAAAAGCGCTTGTTTTCTCGGTAATTCCCGAGACGCAGGCGATTTACGGACTTTTAGTCGCAATCCTTATCATGACATTCACCGGTATCGTAACCGAAAATCCTGTATCCGACATTTCCTACGGAATTGCAGCAGTCGGCTGCGGTCTTGCGGCAGGCCTTGCCGCGGTCTCGGCAATCGGTCAGGGGATTGCTTCATCAGCCGGAATCGCGGCAACGACCGAAAAGGAGAAGATGTTTGGAAAGTCACTCGTTTTCTCGGTTATTCCGGAAACACAGGCGATTTACGGACTTTTAATCGCAATTCTTCTTATGGCGTTTACAGGGATGATTACAAGAGATTTCGTTGCAACGGCTGCAGCAGGGATGGCGTCTGTTGCGTCAGGAATTGCTGTAGGACTTGCAGGGTTTTCAGGAATCGGACAGGGGATTACCGCGGCGTCAGGAATTGCCACGACATCGGAAAAGGAGAAGATGTTTGGAAAATCTCTTGTATTTACCGTGATACCTGAAACTCAGGCGATTTACGGGCTTTTGGTTGCAATTCTTCTTATGGCGTTTACGGGAATCATCACGAAAAACGTGACGATAACAGCGGCAGTCGGGTTTGCTTCCATCGGTTCAGGCATTGCAACAGGACTTGCCGGACTTTCGGCAATAGGACAGGGAATGACAGCAGCATCAGGAATAGCCGCAACGGCCTCAGGAAAGGACGCTATGGGAAGAAGCCTTATTTTCACCGTGATGGCTGAAACCTTTGCAATATTCGGCCTTCTTATAGCAATTCTCATAATGTTCGGCCTTGGCCTTTTCAACGGGGGATAA
- a CDS encoding V-type ATP synthase subunit F, producing MKISYIGPKETAAGFALAGTVCSKACKDKKEATAALREYAMQEDVGVIVIDEEYAEEMKADIKGLSQTRYPYPVIISLPGYRRQKN from the coding sequence ATGAAAATTTCATATATCGGTCCAAAGGAGACTGCGGCAGGATTTGCACTCGCCGGAACAGTCTGTTCAAAAGCGTGCAAAGACAAAAAAGAGGCGACAGCAGCACTCAGGGAATATGCAATGCAGGAGGATGTCGGAGTAATCGTAATAGATGAAGAATATGCAGAAGAGATGAAAGCCGACATAAAAGGCCTGAGCCAGACAAGGTACCCCTACCCTGTCATAATATCACTTCCCGGTTACAGGAGGCAGAAGAATTGA
- a CDS encoding V-type ATP synthase subunit A translates to MKDNPAGTIVKIAGPVITAENMRGTQMYELVRAGDEKLVGEVISLERDTATVQVYEDTRGLFPGQPVEGTKMPLSAELGPGLLGMIYDGIQRPLEKMSESVGDFIIRGTDIPSLDRERLWEYSPRITVNSPVSEGDILGTVPEESITHKILVPPGISGELVWTAPKGEYTIEDIIAKIRTEKGREFPVKILRHWPVRKERPVRKKLDPKEPLITGQRVIDTLFPIAKGGTSAVPGPFGAGKTVVQHQLAKWSDADIIVYVGCGERGNEMADVLREFPVLEDPKTHKPLMRRTVLIANTSNMPVAAREASVYTGITIAEYYRDMGYDVALMADSTSRWAEAMREISGRLEEMPGEQGYPAYLASRLAGFYERAGRAKVLGSEERNGSISVIGAVSPPGGDFSEPVTQNTLRITGAFWALDADLAHERHFPAINWLLSYSLYTELTASWWEEKTKENWKEMRQTMMSILQKESELEEIVQLVGPDVLPEEDKLVLLSADIIKESFLVQYATDPQDRYCSPFKQEMMMKLITDFFRTAGEAVKKGALTSEISALPAMQGFTHLGARPEDEIAEFCTGVIKSLKSGIDSVLAGGGDD, encoded by the coding sequence TTGAAGGACAATCCCGCAGGAACAATCGTAAAAATAGCAGGCCCGGTAATAACCGCCGAAAACATGAGGGGAACGCAGATGTATGAACTCGTCAGGGCAGGTGACGAGAAGCTTGTAGGGGAAGTGATATCGCTTGAAAGGGACACCGCAACAGTCCAGGTCTATGAGGATACAAGAGGGCTCTTTCCGGGACAACCTGTAGAGGGGACAAAAATGCCCCTTTCGGCAGAACTCGGGCCCGGCCTTCTCGGCATGATATACGACGGCATCCAGAGACCACTTGAAAAAATGAGCGAATCTGTCGGCGATTTTATAATAAGGGGGACCGACATCCCGTCACTTGACAGAGAACGCCTATGGGAATACTCCCCCCGGATAACAGTAAACAGCCCGGTATCAGAAGGGGATATACTCGGGACAGTCCCGGAGGAAAGCATTACACACAAAATTCTCGTCCCCCCGGGTATTTCAGGTGAGCTTGTATGGACGGCGCCAAAAGGGGAATATACCATAGAAGACATCATTGCAAAAATCAGGACTGAAAAAGGCAGAGAATTCCCCGTAAAAATCCTCAGGCACTGGCCTGTAAGAAAAGAGAGGCCTGTCAGGAAAAAACTTGACCCCAAAGAGCCGCTTATAACCGGCCAGAGGGTTATAGATACACTTTTTCCAATAGCAAAGGGCGGCACTTCGGCAGTCCCGGGGCCTTTCGGTGCGGGAAAGACCGTCGTTCAGCACCAGCTTGCAAAGTGGTCAGATGCCGACATTATTGTATACGTAGGATGCGGCGAGAGGGGAAACGAGATGGCCGATGTCCTGCGTGAATTTCCGGTTCTCGAAGACCCGAAAACACACAAACCGCTTATGAGGAGAACGGTCCTTATCGCGAACACAAGCAATATGCCGGTTGCGGCAAGAGAGGCGAGCGTATACACAGGAATAACAATAGCTGAGTACTACCGCGACATGGGTTACGACGTAGCCCTAATGGCGGACTCTACTTCCCGCTGGGCCGAGGCTATGCGTGAAATATCCGGAAGGCTAGAAGAGATGCCGGGAGAGCAGGGATACCCTGCATATCTTGCATCAAGGCTTGCCGGGTTCTACGAGAGAGCAGGACGTGCAAAAGTCCTCGGGAGCGAAGAGAGGAACGGGTCGATATCCGTCATCGGAGCTGTCTCGCCTCCCGGAGGAGACTTCTCTGAACCCGTAACCCAGAATACCCTCCGGATAACGGGTGCATTCTGGGCCCTTGATGCAGACCTTGCACATGAAAGGCATTTTCCAGCTATAAACTGGCTTTTGTCATACTCACTTTATACCGAGCTTACTGCGTCATGGTGGGAGGAGAAAACAAAGGAGAACTGGAAGGAGATGCGGCAGACAATGATGAGCATCCTCCAGAAGGAAAGCGAGCTTGAGGAGATTGTGCAGCTTGTAGGCCCTGACGTACTCCCCGAGGAGGACAAACTTGTGCTCCTTTCTGCTGACATCATAAAAGAGTCTTTTCTTGTCCAGTATGCGACCGACCCGCAGGACCGCTACTGCTCTCCCTTCAAGCAGGAGATGATGATGAAACTTATTACTGACTTCTTCAGGACTGCAGGCGAGGCGGTCAAAAAGGGAGCCTTAACGTCTGAAATCTCGGCACTTCCGGCAATGCAGGGTTTCACCCATCTCGGTGCAAGACCGGAGGACGAAATTGCCGAATTCTGTACAGGTGTTATTAAATCACTGAAATCAGGCATAGACTCGGTTCTCGCAGGAGGCGGCGATGACTGA
- a CDS encoding V-type ATP synthase subunit E produces the protein MSSEVIIRQIREDAEKKIRSVREDAEKRRDEILNMALEEAELGSAALISEKKREFSEEERRLLSLTRLEANRLVREAKEEGIEKCILEAEKRLDNIYSDEKYPEILRKLIEEGANETGDGEVYVIARREDQRIVSEIISVYENIRLSDETITSTGVIIYSKNPEIRIDQTFRERLKRQKKQLIHDTAMMLYGRI, from the coding sequence TTGAGCTCTGAAGTGATTATAAGACAGATTAGAGAGGACGCAGAAAAAAAGATCAGGTCTGTCAGGGAAGACGCGGAAAAAAGACGTGATGAGATTCTTAATATGGCCCTGGAGGAGGCTGAATTGGGATCTGCAGCTCTCATCAGTGAAAAAAAGAGGGAATTCTCTGAGGAGGAGAGAAGACTTCTGTCCCTCACACGCCTCGAAGCGAACAGGCTTGTACGCGAGGCAAAGGAGGAAGGCATAGAGAAATGCATCCTGGAAGCTGAAAAAAGGCTTGACAACATCTATTCAGACGAAAAATACCCGGAAATTCTCCGGAAGCTGATAGAGGAAGGTGCAAACGAAACCGGGGACGGTGAGGTATACGTTATCGCAAGAAGAGAGGACCAAAGAATAGTCTCTGAAATCATCAGCGTCTATGAAAATATCAGGCTGTCAGATGAGACAATTACCAGCACCGGAGTCATAATATATTCAAAAAACCCGGAGATACGAATTGACCAGACATTTCGGGAAAGGCTGAAACGGCAGAAAAAACAGCTTATCCACGATACCGCAATGATGTTATATGGCAGAATTTGA
- a CDS encoding V-type ATP synthase subunit I, producing MLTPAKMCRLTLIVHKKYEKKLTERLHESGLIEITGISKAPPKLSKYIIAPKSSPAREISELNSFLERGTETLKGKKKSGFSEIISYFAPEKYEKITIKTSDLKDLQAKSELMRPKIVRAGELEASLEETDENIRLLEEEKRLAGFFVPLNLNFEYLGKTEFLSVKAGFFDDGHLELFENFLENRGVKGFVIEKTEIKCGHAAVVACHLSCLDEVENALKKYSFREFVPDRPLGRAKEAVSAIEKETESLRTQKKEMQKEKEEIKKEIYLPLCAIHEETAVLKSREEGLMMAGSDENLTYIRGWVPEKDRKKLEELCEKSSSGRSLCLFEEPDEDCEEEIPVLCPHGPLLHPFLMLTNLFAAPKYKEIDPTFFLAPVLVVTFGIMLGDIGYGLILTVLSILLLNGAGREDGSVHDLSVVFLACGISSIFFGYVEGGFFGDFLSRFTAENPFPGILNPLEDPIGLLVFSLVFGIIHINAGLILGARKNIIEKNIPKMLKEQGIWFLLEPCAAILLFSFFGWADFSGEIIMTASLGALFAVSVIMVSKGPLGFFSLTGFLGDWLSYSRILALALATVGIAMTINIISGMVADAGPVFVIIAAVICIGGHAANFLLQVLGGFIHSLRLQYVEFFGKFYEGGGETFRPFTYRRRYTVKESDSK from the coding sequence ATGCTGACCCCCGCGAAAATGTGCAGGCTGACTTTAATAGTCCATAAAAAATACGAAAAAAAGCTTACGGAAAGGCTTCACGAGTCCGGCCTGATTGAAATTACCGGAATCAGCAAGGCTCCCCCAAAACTCAGTAAATACATCATCGCACCAAAATCATCTCCTGCCAGGGAAATCTCAGAACTGAACTCATTTCTTGAACGCGGAACAGAGACCCTAAAAGGTAAGAAAAAAAGCGGATTTTCGGAAATAATATCCTATTTTGCCCCTGAAAAATACGAAAAGATTACAATTAAAACATCAGATTTGAAAGACCTGCAGGCAAAATCGGAACTGATGCGTCCCAAAATAGTCCGCGCCGGGGAACTTGAAGCCTCCCTTGAGGAGACAGACGAAAACATCAGGCTTCTTGAGGAAGAAAAAAGACTCGCCGGTTTTTTCGTCCCGCTCAACCTTAATTTTGAATACCTGGGAAAAACAGAATTCCTGTCGGTAAAAGCCGGATTTTTTGACGACGGACACCTGGAGCTTTTTGAAAATTTTCTTGAAAACAGGGGAGTAAAAGGATTTGTCATTGAAAAAACGGAGATTAAATGTGGTCATGCCGCTGTCGTAGCCTGCCATTTAAGCTGCCTGGACGAAGTGGAAAACGCCCTGAAAAAATATTCATTCAGGGAGTTTGTGCCGGACAGACCTCTCGGCAGAGCAAAGGAAGCGGTCTCAGCAATTGAGAAGGAGACCGAATCCCTCAGGACGCAAAAAAAAGAAATGCAGAAAGAGAAGGAGGAGATAAAAAAGGAGATTTACCTGCCCCTCTGTGCAATTCACGAAGAGACCGCCGTTCTAAAAAGCCGCGAAGAGGGCCTTATGATGGCAGGCTCTGATGAAAACCTGACATATATCAGGGGATGGGTGCCTGAAAAGGACAGAAAAAAACTTGAAGAACTCTGCGAAAAATCTTCATCCGGCAGGTCTCTGTGCTTATTTGAAGAGCCTGATGAAGACTGTGAGGAGGAAATTCCGGTACTCTGCCCCCACGGTCCTCTCCTGCACCCGTTCCTAATGCTGACAAACCTCTTTGCAGCACCAAAATACAAAGAGATTGACCCGACATTTTTCCTTGCACCTGTCCTTGTCGTAACATTCGGGATAATGCTGGGAGATATCGGCTACGGCCTTATCCTGACAGTCCTGAGCATTCTTCTTTTAAACGGTGCAGGAAGAGAAGACGGAAGTGTGCACGACCTGTCCGTCGTATTTCTGGCGTGCGGGATTTCAAGCATTTTCTTCGGCTACGTGGAGGGAGGATTTTTCGGGGACTTTTTGTCGCGTTTTACGGCTGAAAACCCCTTCCCGGGGATATTAAACCCTCTCGAAGACCCGATAGGACTCCTCGTATTCTCTCTTGTATTCGGAATAATCCATATAAACGCAGGGCTGATACTTGGTGCCAGAAAAAACATCATCGAAAAAAACATCCCAAAAATGCTTAAAGAGCAGGGGATATGGTTTCTGCTTGAGCCGTGTGCGGCAATACTCCTCTTCTCGTTCTTCGGGTGGGCAGACTTCTCCGGGGAAATTATAATGACGGCATCTCTCGGGGCACTTTTTGCAGTATCGGTCATCATGGTGTCAAAAGGGCCCCTGGGCTTCTTCAGCCTCACCGGATTTCTCGGGGACTGGCTGTCCTATTCGCGTATACTGGCTCTTGCCCTTGCTACTGTCGGTATTGCCATGACAATCAACATAATTTCAGGAATGGTAGCGGACGCAGGCCCGGTATTCGTCATAATTGCGGCTGTAATCTGTATCGGCGGGCATGCGGCAAACTTTCTGCTCCAGGTGCTGGGCGGGTTCATCCATTCCTTAAGACTCCAGTATGTTGAATTTTTCGGCAAATTTTATGAAGGAGGCGGAGAGACCTTCAGACCGTTCACGTACAGGCGCAGGTACACAGTAAAGGAGAGTGATTCGAAATGA